The Paenibacillus sp. 481 DNA window TTCGTAAGGTACTGAACGATTCGCAGATCTAGCATGACTTCGTGCGGATGTCATGCCAGTTTCATCTGTTGCGGCGAAAAGGCTCACATAGCGGCCGCCATCGGCAGCGGCTTGAATGATTTGCTCTAAACGGCGGCTGCCGTAGGTAACGTCCTCGCGCGGGATTCGAATTGGCATCGTTCCCCCTGTTATGGACGGAACGAGTCCGGAAAAGCGGCCGACGACAGCGCTTGACTGAGCAGCTGCTGATTGCTGTACGATAAGGGCTGCCTCCTTATCACTACTTGCGTGTGAGGCGGGGGCAGGACGGGATGGACTGCCACCGTCAGCGCGAGCGGCTGATTGGCTGTTAGGCCCACTGCCACTGTCAACATGAGTGGCTGGTTGGTTGAGCGGCCCACTGCCGCTGTCAGAATGAGCGGCGGGTTGGCCGTTCGTTCCATTGCCACTGCTAGCATGAGCGGCTACATGATTGCCCTGTCCGCCGCCACTGCTACCCATATCGTTCACAGTGCTTATCACGCTTGCAGGCGCTGACATACCAAGTGGTCCGCGCGGCGGATCAGAGGGCATCGCCGCAGGATCAAACACAAACGTAAAGCGCATCGTCTCCGCTGGCGTACCTGTACGTTCAACAAATCCCCAGTAATAAGGGCGATTTGTTAGCGCCTTGTCTGCCTGCTCAGACAACTTCACCGTTACATGCGCAGGCGATTTCTCAACAATATGACAATTGGTCGTTTCTAAATAGCGCATCACATAGCGAATAACTTCATCTTTGTTCACCTGACTAGAT harbors:
- a CDS encoding YqhG family protein → MNKDEVIRYVMRYLETTNCHIVEKSPAHVTVKLSEQADKALTNRPYYWGFVERTGTPAETMRFTFVFDPAAMPSDPPRGPLGMSAPASVISTVNDMGSSGGGQGNHVAAHASSGNGTNGQPAAHSDSGSGPLNQPATHVDSGSGPNSQSAARADGGSPSRPAPASHASSDKEAALIVQQSAAAQSSAVVGRFSGLVPSITGGTMPIRIPREDVTYGSRRLEQIIQAAADGGRYVSLFAATDETGMTSARSHARSANRSVPYEPWLMLNTKLEFMCDLKREEIHSFGISLVSGKMCTQFMEYVLPLTLTPKLPPHVHVLPWHIALEQTQQMVEQYIRGHIDTCDNEWAEQAHARLQDELIRLSAYYETLIKETEQSEITSAKAKDSLNKDKPINDTNTDTNIDTDTDTDTDTDTDTDTDTDEAILASITMQQQYEMRKQELRWQFEPRIQCSLLNTALVHLPLHAPITSFTP